A single Campylobacter sp. CNRCH_2014_0184h DNA region contains:
- the lepA gene encoding translation elongation factor 4, which yields MKNIRNFSIIAHIDHGKSTLADRIISECGAISDRQMSAQVMDTMDIEKERGITIKAQSVRLNYKLNNEEYVLNLIDTPGHVDFSYEVSRSLASCEGALLVVDASQGVEAQTIANVYIALENDLEIIPVINKIDLPSADIEKVKHEIEHIIGIDCSNAICVSAKTGIGIKELIETIITKIPAPKTDDEAPTKALIYDSWFDNYLGALALVRIYEGNIAKNDEVLVMSTDKKHLVQDLFYPHPLSPIKTKKLESGEVGVIVLGLKNVADVQVGDTITLTKNKAKEAIGGFEKAKAFVFAGLYPIETDKFEDLRDALDKLKLNDSSITYEPETSLALGFGFRVGFLGLLHMEVIKERLEREFNLDLIATAPTVTYEIYQTDGEVLKIQNPSELPPVNKIDHIKEPYVKATIITPSEYLGNLITLLNRKRGMQVKMDYITPERVLLEYDIPLNEIVMDFYDKLKSLTKGYASFDYEPIEFRVGDLVKLDIKVAGENVDALSIIVPNEKALSKGRELVKAMKEIVPRQLFEVAIQASIGNKIIARENVKSMGKNVTAKCYGGDITRKRKLLEKQKEGKKRMKAIGKVHLPQEAFLSVLKID from the coding sequence ATGAAAAATATTAGAAATTTCTCTATTATAGCTCATATTGATCATGGAAAAAGTACATTAGCCGATAGAATTATCAGCGAGTGTGGTGCAATTAGCGATAGACAAATGAGTGCCCAAGTAATGGATACTATGGATATAGAAAAAGAGCGTGGTATAACTATAAAAGCTCAATCTGTGCGTTTAAATTATAAACTTAATAACGAAGAATATGTATTAAATTTAATAGATACTCCAGGTCATGTTGATTTTTCCTATGAAGTAAGTCGCTCTTTGGCAAGTTGTGAGGGAGCTTTACTTGTTGTTGATGCTTCACAAGGAGTAGAAGCTCAAACTATAGCCAATGTTTATATAGCCTTAGAAAATGATCTTGAAATCATACCAGTGATAAATAAAATAGATCTTCCTTCAGCTGATATAGAAAAAGTTAAGCACGAAATAGAACATATTATAGGCATTGATTGCTCTAATGCAATTTGTGTTAGTGCAAAAACAGGTATAGGTATAAAAGAACTCATAGAAACCATCATCACAAAAATTCCTGCGCCAAAAACCGATGATGAAGCACCTACTAAAGCTTTAATTTATGATTCTTGGTTTGATAATTATCTTGGAGCTTTAGCTTTAGTTAGAATTTATGAGGGAAATATAGCTAAAAATGATGAAGTTTTAGTTATGAGTACAGATAAAAAACATCTTGTACAAGATCTTTTTTATCCTCATCCATTAAGCCCTATAAAAACCAAAAAATTAGAATCAGGTGAAGTGGGTGTTATCGTGCTTGGACTTAAAAATGTTGCTGATGTTCAAGTGGGCGATACCATAACACTAACCAAAAATAAGGCAAAAGAAGCCATTGGTGGTTTTGAAAAAGCCAAAGCTTTTGTTTTTGCAGGATTATACCCTATAGAAACGGATAAATTTGAAGATTTAAGAGATGCTTTAGATAAATTAAAACTCAATGATAGTTCTATTACCTATGAACCTGAGACATCACTAGCTTTAGGGTTTGGTTTTAGAGTTGGTTTTTTAGGTCTTTTACATATGGAGGTTATTAAAGAAAGACTTGAGCGTGAGTTTAACCTTGATTTGATTGCTACTGCTCCAACTGTTACTTATGAAATTTATCAAACTGATGGAGAAGTTTTAAAAATTCAAAACCCAAGCGAGCTGCCTCCAGTAAATAAAATCGATCACATAAAAGAACCTTATGTAAAAGCAACTATCATAACCCCAAGTGAATATTTAGGAAATTTAATCACTCTTTTAAATCGCAAACGTGGTATGCAAGTTAAGATGGATTATATCACCCCTGAGCGTGTTTTACTTGAGTATGATATACCTTTAAATGAAATCGTTATGGACTTTTATGATAAACTCAAATCACTCACTAAAGGTTATGCTAGTTTTGATTATGAACCTATTGAATTTAGAGTGGGTGATCTTGTAAAGCTTGATATTAAAGTAGCTGGTGAAAATGTCGATGCACTAAGCATCATAGTGCCAAATGAAAAGGCACTAAGCAAAGGCAGGGAGCTGGTAAAAGCGATGAAAGAAATCGTCCCAAGACAGCTTTTTGAAGTTGCTATCCAAGCAAGCATTGGAAATAAAATCATCGCAAGAGAAAATGTAAAATCTATGGGTAAAAATGTAACTGCAAAATGCTATGGCGGGGATATTACTAGAAAAAGAAAGCTTCTTGAAAAACAAAAAGAAGGTAAAAAAAGAATGAAAGCTATTGGCAAAGTACATTTACCTCAAGAAGCATTTTTAAGCGTTTTAAAAATAGACTAA
- a CDS encoding uroporphyrinogen-III synthase: protein MMIYFIGDKEFDGVKTIRLNEIKFLDFEVNLKEFDCLIISSKNALKALMSSKSKIDFDIKLYAVGQKSADFAKELGFKNVKYPSKAYGKNLASEFLSEFKNKKCLYLRAKKISSGLDEVLLNENISLKQLIAYENVAIEPKKDELKIQHPSVFIFSAPSSIEQFLKFFALKNEDKVVVIGQSTALKLHNFKNLYICEKQDLNSCLKLAKSLDF from the coding sequence ATAATGATTTATTTTATAGGGGATAAAGAATTTGATGGCGTTAAGACTATAAGATTAAATGAAATCAAATTTCTTGATTTTGAAGTGAATTTAAAAGAATTTGATTGTTTGATCATTAGCTCTAAGAATGCACTCAAAGCATTAATGTCAAGTAAAAGTAAAATTGATTTTGATATTAAACTTTATGCCGTGGGGCAAAAAAGTGCTGATTTTGCAAAAGAACTTGGTTTTAAAAATGTCAAATATCCCAGTAAAGCTTATGGTAAAAATTTAGCTAGCGAGTTTTTATCTGAGTTTAAAAATAAAAAATGTCTTTATTTAAGAGCTAAGAAAATTAGCTCAGGCCTTGATGAAGTTTTATTAAATGAAAATATCTCTTTAAAACAATTAATTGCTTATGAAAACGTAGCCATAGAGCCTAAAAAAGATGAGTTAAAAATACAACATCCTAGTGTTTTTATCTTTAGTGCTCCTTCAAGTATAGAGCAATTTTTGAAATTTTTTGCATTAAAAAACGAAGATAAAGTTGTAGTTATAGGTCAAAGTACAGCTTTAAAGCTCCATAATTTTAAAAATTTATATATATGTGAAAAGCAAGATCTAAACTCTTGTTTGAAATTAGCTAAGAGTTTAGATTTTTAA
- a CDS encoding MATE family efflux transporter, with product MHNFYTTLNPTKLFIKCALPNMASMAFIYLYVIIDGIFVGKYLGSDALAAMNLMMPFIMISFALADMIAIGSSVQIAINLGKGKIEKARAIFSFCIVLIFAISCLMGILGFFLAKALSAFMGADENIQSLSTEYMQIFAVFAPFTMLAFAMDNYLRICGKTFYSMVVNVVTALSNIFLDWLFIVVFDWELFSAALATCIGMFLGSVLGILPFVFKDLVLKFKKPIIKLQILKNILYNGSSEFFSNISSSFYTILANAFLLELSGSTAVAAFSVILYLSTFVFMLVLAMCDAMQPALSYNYGHRNIARIQAIFKRMFFASWGVSTIVFLFVYFFNNLIVNVFNKDNNQDFIHIAQNALIFFSFSFLFSWFGKLCASFFTALDKPLLSLGISISQSLIFPFLSLSILTQFLGINGVWLATLVGDICMIFIASILLYNTFKNLNS from the coding sequence ATACATAATTTTTACACTACATTAAATCCTACCAAACTATTTATAAAATGCGCCCTGCCAAATATGGCTAGCATGGCTTTTATTTATCTTTATGTGATTATTGATGGAATTTTTGTTGGAAAATATCTAGGTTCAGACGCGCTTGCTGCTATGAATTTAATGATGCCTTTTATCATGATAAGCTTTGCTTTGGCTGATATGATAGCCATAGGTTCATCGGTGCAAATAGCAATTAATCTAGGTAAAGGAAAAATTGAAAAAGCAAGAGCTATTTTTTCTTTTTGCATAGTTCTTATTTTTGCAATTTCTTGCTTAATGGGAATTTTAGGATTTTTTTTAGCAAAAGCATTAAGTGCTTTTATGGGAGCTGATGAGAATATTCAAAGCTTATCTACTGAATATATGCAAATTTTTGCTGTTTTTGCTCCCTTTACAATGTTAGCTTTTGCTATGGATAATTATCTTAGAATATGCGGAAAAACTTTTTATAGTATGGTAGTTAATGTTGTTACTGCTTTGAGTAATATTTTTCTTGATTGGCTTTTTATAGTGGTTTTTGATTGGGAACTTTTTTCAGCAGCTTTAGCAACTTGTATAGGTATGTTTTTAGGAAGCGTTTTGGGAATATTACCTTTTGTTTTTAAAGATTTAGTTTTAAAATTTAAAAAGCCAATAATCAAGCTACAAATACTAAAAAATATACTCTACAATGGCTCATCTGAATTTTTTTCTAATATTTCCAGCTCTTTTTATACCATCTTAGCTAATGCTTTCTTGCTTGAACTCTCTGGAAGTACAGCTGTTGCAGCATTTTCAGTGATTTTATATCTTAGTACTTTTGTTTTCATGCTAGTTTTGGCTATGTGTGATGCTATGCAACCTGCGTTAAGTTATAATTATGGGCACAGAAATATTGCAAGAATTCAAGCTATTTTTAAAAGAATGTTTTTTGCTTCTTGGGGTGTAAGCACAATAGTGTTTTTATTTGTTTATTTTTTCAATAACCTTATAGTAAATGTTTTCAACAAAGATAACAACCAAGATTTTATCCATATAGCACAAAATGCCTTAATATTTTTTTCTTTTTCGTTTTTATTTTCTTGGTTTGGAAAACTTTGCGCTTCATTTTTCACAGCACTTGATAAACCTTTACTTTCTTTAGGAATTTCTATTTCCCAAAGTCTTATTTTTCCATTTTTATCTTTATCTATACTAACGCAATTTTTAGGGATTAATGGAGTTTGGCTAGCTACTTTAGTTGGCGATATTTGTATGATTTTTATTGCTTCAATTTTACTATATAATACTTTTAAAAATCTAAACTCTTAG
- a CDS encoding PDC sensor domain-containing protein codes for MKSIKLKISLIANVIAIICLIVLGIISFIFTKKALNHEVVKAETNYVKVAEKSMRDFKSLHTHSLEQLSQAILRLPYNELNTQEKLMENTGDLLKTVRDINSYLAVYIAQSNGELIVSDPDSDSKGLDYGIYGKADNYDATTREFYIEARKKNGLYITAAYIDATTGLPCFTYAMPLIKDGKFIGVLAIDVLVKDLQEKFNELPGRTFVFDHAYTVFASTDKSLVGGEQNPDIVTVAKAYENAGDYNIFNYTTQNGGDRFGICVKIDGYTTCAGEDVEVIETPALKIAYIQTIIVIFTSIASIVLLYFIISYYLSPLQAIQNGLSSFFDFINHKTKDSTMIDVKSNDEFGVIAKAINENITKTKNALEQDAKAVEQSVETVREVEGGNLTARISAIPANPQLIELKNVLNEMLNVLEQKVGSNMNEINRVFDSYKALDFTTEVANAKGGVEVTTNVLGQEIVAMLRQS; via the coding sequence ATGAAAAGTATTAAATTAAAAATTTCATTAATTGCTAATGTTATAGCTATCATCTGTTTGATAGTACTTGGAATTATTAGCTTTATTTTTACAAAAAAAGCTTTAAATCATGAGGTGGTTAAGGCTGAAACTAACTATGTAAAAGTTGCAGAAAAATCAATGAGAGATTTTAAAAGTCTCCATACTCATTCTTTAGAGCAACTTTCTCAAGCTATTTTAAGACTTCCATATAACGAACTTAATACCCAAGAAAAGCTTATGGAAAACACAGGCGATTTACTTAAAACCGTTAGAGATATAAACAGCTATTTGGCTGTCTATATAGCTCAATCAAATGGAGAATTAATAGTAAGCGATCCAGATAGCGATAGTAAAGGCTTAGACTATGGAATTTATGGAAAAGCTGACAATTATGATGCTACCACAAGAGAATTTTATATAGAAGCTAGAAAGAAAAATGGCTTATATATCACAGCAGCTTATATTGATGCAACAACAGGATTGCCATGTTTTACCTATGCTATGCCTTTAATTAAAGATGGTAAATTTATAGGGGTATTAGCAATTGATGTTTTAGTTAAAGACTTACAAGAAAAATTTAACGAATTACCAGGAAGAACTTTTGTATTTGATCATGCTTATACTGTATTTGCATCAACTGATAAATCATTAGTTGGTGGAGAGCAAAATCCAGATATAGTTACAGTAGCTAAAGCTTATGAAAATGCTGGAGATTATAATATTTTTAATTATACCACTCAAAATGGTGGCGATAGATTTGGTATTTGTGTAAAAATTGATGGTTATACAACTTGTGCTGGTGAAGATGTAGAAGTAATAGAAACACCTGCACTAAAAATAGCTTACATTCAAACTATTATAGTTATTTTTACAAGTATTGCAAGTATTGTTTTACTTTATTTTATCATCTCTTATTATCTATCACCTTTACAAGCTATACAAAATGGTCTTAGTTCTTTCTTTGATTTTATCAATCATAAAACTAAAGATTCTACTATGATAGATGTTAAGAGTAACGATGAATTTGGAGTTATAGCAAAAGCTATTAATGAAAACATCACTAAAACTAAAAATGCATTAGAACAAGATGCTAAAGCAGTAGAACAATCAGTAGAAACCGTTAGAGAGGTTGAAGGTGGTAATCTAACAGCAAGAATTAGTGCAATTCCTGCTAATCCTCAATTAATAGAATTAAAAAATGTATTAAATGAAATGCTAAATGTATTAGAACAAAAAGTTGGTTCTAATATGAATGAAATTAATAGAGTATTTGATAGCTATAAAGCCTTAGACTTTACCACTGAAGTTGCTAATGCTAAAGGTGGGGTTGAAGTAACTACTAATGTATTAGGTCAAGAAATAGTAGCTATGCTAAGACAATCT
- a CDS encoding low molecular weight protein-tyrosine-phosphatase, whose amino-acid sequence MTKIIFVCLGNICRSPMAEFIMKDLLIKANLNDKFIVSSAGTSGYHDGEDMHYKTKAMLNSKNINSKPFCSQKLSLKMCEENDLIIVMDNSNYNDVVKNFPNFKHKIHKITSYALELGYDEVPDPWYSGDFNETYIILSQACSKLLKTLI is encoded by the coding sequence ATGACTAAAATTATTTTTGTTTGCTTAGGGAATATTTGTCGTTCCCCTATGGCTGAATTTATTATGAAAGATCTTTTAATAAAAGCAAATTTAAATGATAAATTTATTGTTTCTAGCGCAGGCACTTCAGGTTATCATGATGGAGAGGATATGCACTATAAAACCAAAGCCATGTTAAATAGTAAAAATATCAACTCCAAGCCATTTTGCAGTCAAAAGCTAAGCTTAAAAATGTGTGAAGAAAATGATCTTATTATCGTTATGGATAATTCTAATTATAATGATGTAGTTAAAAATTTTCCAAATTTTAAACACAAAATTCACAAAATCACTTCTTATGCTTTAGAATTAGGATATGATGAAGTTCCTGATCCTTGGTATAGCGGAGATTTTAATGAGACTTATATTATACTCTCACAGGCATGCTCTAAACTCTTAAAAACATTAATATAA
- the thiE gene encoding thiamine phosphate synthase, whose amino-acid sequence MKSFKIYLVASKGEKSESEFLNILEASLKAKIDILQLREKNLSTLEFYNLALKVKTLCETYNTPFVINDRIDIAMAVNANGVHIGQKDMPLKKARELLGEDKIIGLTINHKSELANTQGATYLGVGAVFATPSKQDCVVLGIDGLKEITSLSSLPIVAIGGIDETNLNLLKDCNIQGIAVVRAIMQASDPYMATLNLISSFDKTFIGK is encoded by the coding sequence ATGAAATCATTTAAAATTTATCTTGTTGCAAGCAAGGGTGAGAAAAGTGAAAGTGAGTTTTTAAATATTTTAGAAGCTTCTTTGAAAGCTAAGATTGATATTTTACAACTTAGGGAAAAAAATCTTAGCACTTTAGAATTTTATAATCTTGCTTTAAAAGTTAAAACTTTGTGTGAAACATATAATACGCCTTTTGTGATAAATGATAGAATCGATATAGCCATGGCTGTGAATGCAAATGGAGTGCATATAGGTCAAAAGGATATGCCTTTAAAAAAAGCAAGAGAACTTTTAGGTGAAGATAAAATCATAGGACTTACGATCAATCATAAAAGTGAGCTTGCTAATACTCAAGGCGCTACTTATCTTGGAGTAGGGGCTGTTTTTGCTACGCCTAGTAAGCAAGATTGTGTTGTACTTGGTATAGATGGATTAAAAGAAATTACTAGTTTAAGTTCTTTACCTATTGTGGCTATAGGTGGGATAGATGAAACTAATTTAAATTTGCTTAAAGACTGTAATATACAAGGTATAGCTGTGGTTAGAGCAATAATGCAAGCAAGTGATCCTTATATGGCAACTTTAAATTTAATATCAAGTTTTGATAAAACTTTTATAGGAAAATAA
- the thiM gene encoding hydroxyethylthiazole kinase, whose product MIKIVREKNPLIHHITNYVTANDCANVTIAMGASAAMADFYEEQTDFAKISSALVLNTGTINQLVANSMLKATKEYALLNKPIVFDPVALGVSKARDGINFELLNLKGISIVKANASEMASVIGLDGKARGVDSTFVINDEFLEKAREYSYKTKRVLAITGKIDYIINQERIAKVYNGSIMATKITGAGCMCASLCGVFAGALEDKFQASLYALLSFGIASEIAQELSSGSGSFRVNLIDALSNLNDEEIKKRAKYEII is encoded by the coding sequence ATGATTAAAATAGTAAGAGAAAAAAATCCTTTGATTCATCATATTACTAATTATGTTACAGCTAATGATTGTGCGAATGTAACTATAGCAATGGGAGCAAGTGCTGCTATGGCTGATTTTTATGAAGAACAAACTGATTTTGCTAAAATAAGCTCAGCCTTAGTATTAAATACAGGCACTATTAATCAGCTTGTAGCAAATTCTATGCTAAAAGCAACCAAAGAATATGCTTTATTAAATAAACCTATAGTTTTTGATCCTGTTGCTTTGGGTGTGAGTAAGGCAAGAGACGGGATTAATTTTGAATTGCTTAATCTAAAAGGTATTAGTATTGTTAAAGCAAATGCGTCTGAAATGGCTAGTGTTATAGGTTTAGATGGTAAAGCAAGAGGGGTTGATAGTACTTTTGTAATTAATGATGAGTTTTTAGAAAAAGCTAGAGAATACTCATATAAAACTAAGCGTGTTTTAGCTATAACTGGAAAAATTGATTATATTATAAATCAAGAGCGTATTGCAAAAGTTTATAATGGTTCTATCATGGCTACTAAAATAACTGGAGCAGGTTGCATGTGTGCTTCTTTGTGTGGGGTTTTTGCAGGAGCATTAGAAGATAAATTTCAGGCTAGTTTATATGCTTTACTAAGTTTTGGTATAGCTAGTGAAATCGCTCAAGAACTTTCTAGTGGAAGTGGTAGTTTTAGAGTGAATTTAATCGATGCTTTAAGTAATTTAAATGATGAAGAAATTAAAAAAAGAGCTAAATATGAAATCATTTAA
- the thiD gene encoding bifunctional hydroxymethylpyrimidine kinase/phosphomethylpyrimidine kinase: MQAKTKTKIPILTIAGSDCSGGAGIQADLKTFSAHDLFGMSVVLSVVAENTARVISCFDIPTKIIDEQMLAVYEDIEPAAVKIGMLGSKEIITCVKENLLRFKAKNVVIDPVMFAKNGYALMPLENCQFFKDEILSLADVLTPNIPEAEFLCDFKILNEEGMKKAAIKLFKEGAKSVLIKGGHSKDNTNDVFYDGKEFSIFKAEKINTKNTHGTGCTLSSAIASNLALGKEKHEAIKLAKDYVYGAILNSLALGKGCGPTNHFYQFDKE; this comes from the coding sequence ATACAAGCAAAAACAAAAACTAAAATTCCTATCTTAACTATAGCAGGAAGTGATTGTAGCGGTGGGGCTGGCATACAAGCTGATTTAAAAACTTTCAGCGCTCATGATTTATTTGGTATGAGTGTAGTTTTAAGCGTTGTGGCTGAAAATACTGCAAGGGTGATTTCTTGTTTTGATATACCCACCAAGATAATAGATGAGCAAATGTTAGCAGTTTATGAAGACATAGAGCCAGCTGCTGTGAAAATTGGGATGCTAGGTTCAAAAGAAATTATAACTTGCGTAAAAGAAAATTTATTACGCTTTAAAGCCAAAAATGTAGTGATTGATCCTGTGATGTTTGCAAAAAATGGCTATGCTTTAATGCCTTTGGAAAATTGTCAGTTTTTTAAAGATGAAATTTTATCTTTAGCTGATGTACTTACGCCAAATATACCTGAGGCTGAATTTTTATGTGATTTTAAAATACTTAATGAAGAGGGTATGAAAAAAGCTGCTATAAAGCTTTTCAAAGAAGGTGCAAAAAGTGTTTTGATTAAAGGTGGGCATAGTAAAGATAATACTAATGATGTTTTTTATGATGGAAAGGAATTTAGTATTTTTAAAGCAGAAAAAATCAACACAAAAAACACACATGGCACAGGTTGTACATTAAGTTCAGCTATAGCTAGCAATCTTGCCTTAGGTAAAGAAAAGCATGAAGCTATAAAGCTTGCTAAAGATTATGTATATGGGGCTATATTAAATTCCTTAGCGCTTGGAAAAGGTTGTGGTCCAACAAATCATTTTTATCAATTTGATAAGGAATAA